Proteins co-encoded in one Pirellulales bacterium genomic window:
- a CDS encoding ABC transporter ATP-binding protein: protein MSNPSLAKANIRPIVQTAGSPHYASRPIGSDLSSIAPPRLQAVALSKSYRKGQVTIPVLKEVNFDVQPGEFVSIIGSSGSGKSTLLHLLGLLDGPDAGEVRFDGQRIDNQPPKRRDVLRNRQFGMIFQFYHLLPELSTLENVLAPSMIACGVWSYWRARRRHIQDARELLTMVGLDHRLKHRPRELSGGEMQRAAIARALVLQPQVLLADEPTGNLDRATGREILRILRTLNTQQNLTIVMVTHDLAIAEEADRIVRLCEGRVEGA, encoded by the coding sequence ATGAGTAACCCGTCTTTAGCCAAGGCCAACATTCGCCCGATCGTGCAGACGGCAGGCAGCCCCCACTACGCAAGCCGGCCTATCGGTTCCGACCTATCGTCGATCGCGCCACCGCGGTTGCAGGCCGTCGCGCTGAGCAAGAGCTATCGCAAAGGGCAGGTGACGATCCCTGTCCTCAAGGAGGTCAACTTCGACGTCCAGCCGGGCGAGTTCGTATCAATCATTGGGTCCAGTGGCTCGGGCAAGAGCACGCTGCTGCACTTGCTGGGGCTGCTCGACGGGCCGGACGCGGGCGAGGTGCGCTTCGACGGCCAGCGTATCGACAACCAGCCGCCCAAGCGTCGCGATGTGCTACGGAATCGGCAATTTGGGATGATCTTCCAGTTCTATCACCTCCTGCCCGAGCTGAGTACGTTGGAAAACGTGCTGGCGCCGTCGATGATTGCCTGTGGTGTGTGGAGTTACTGGCGCGCGCGGCGCAGGCACATCCAGGATGCGAGGGAGTTGCTCACCATGGTCGGTTTGGACCATCGTCTGAAGCACAGGCCGCGCGAGCTCTCGGGAGGAGAGATGCAGCGGGCCGCGATCGCACGGGCATTGGTGCTGCAACCACAAGTTTTGCTGGCCGACGAGCCGACGGGGAATCTCGATCGTGCGACCGGCCGGGAAATCCTCCGCATCTTGCGAACCTTGAACACCCAACAGAACCTCACTATAGTCATGGTGACGCACGACTTGGCGATCGCCGAAGAGGCGGATCGCATCGTGCGACTATGCGAGGGTCGGGTCGAGGGCGCCTGA
- a CDS encoding FtsX-like permease family protein: MYKLLLCWRYLRTRWIALASIISVTLGVATMIVVNSVMEGFRHEMQERIHGILSDIVFESNGLSGFYDPDWHMEQIRQVAGEYIEGMTPTVVVPALLNYDFNGNSITRPVQLIGIDERTQSQVGDFCHYLQHPANRERISFELRESGYDVQDHQAGAEAPPRTEMAEAGWAHRHKWVERDRLIESMRPKADRVEDHGTPQASATPQFEAPAQFTPTEAPLLEERAPKDSYGSADVAAVTPVSGEGAWDDAQRQTPYRSVPSKTAVNDPNPLRGSTAAAEAPALEQTADGEVTSLEPALPAESHADDADRIPTPTRADPAGGEVAELGNAELNVVHNEAMDSDGETADTNNHSAGPAAAGGATVNPFDRHPQATETFDPETQQHTGVVIGIALANYRDGTGRDRFLRLPGDDVRLSFPTAGTPPDVTHASFTVVDLYESKMSEYDANFVFVPIEVLQQYRGMFDPETKVGYANSIQIKLKPGADGQLVRDKLRAAFAPQLFSVSTWRDKQGPLLAAVQMETAILNVLLFMIIFVAGFGILAIFFMIVVEKTRDIGILKALGASRRGILGIFLGYGLSLGIVGAGAGMTIGLLFVKYINEIADVLGMITGQEVFDPAIYYFQQIPTIVDPKTVAWIVLGSLIIAVLASVLPARRAARLHPVEALRYE, encoded by the coding sequence ATGTATAAGTTGTTACTCTGCTGGCGATACCTGCGAACCCGCTGGATCGCCTTGGCCTCGATCATCAGCGTGACGCTGGGCGTGGCGACGATGATCGTCGTTAACAGCGTGATGGAGGGCTTTCGTCACGAAATGCAGGAGCGGATTCATGGAATTCTCTCCGACATCGTGTTCGAGTCAAACGGTCTGAGCGGCTTCTACGACCCAGACTGGCACATGGAGCAGATTCGCCAGGTGGCTGGGGAGTACATCGAGGGCATGACTCCGACGGTCGTCGTGCCGGCATTGCTCAACTATGATTTTAACGGCAATTCGATCACCCGGCCTGTGCAATTGATCGGGATCGACGAGCGCACGCAAAGCCAGGTTGGCGATTTTTGCCACTACTTGCAGCATCCTGCGAATCGCGAGCGCATCAGCTTTGAACTGCGCGAAAGCGGTTACGACGTCCAGGACCACCAGGCCGGCGCCGAGGCACCGCCACGAACCGAAATGGCCGAGGCAGGCTGGGCGCATCGCCATAAGTGGGTCGAACGCGACCGGCTCATCGAATCGATGCGCCCCAAGGCCGATCGAGTTGAGGATCACGGCACGCCGCAAGCGAGTGCGACACCACAATTCGAGGCCCCGGCACAATTCACGCCCACCGAGGCACCTTTGCTCGAAGAACGAGCCCCTAAGGATAGCTATGGGTCGGCTGACGTAGCAGCGGTCACGCCCGTTTCCGGCGAAGGCGCCTGGGACGATGCGCAGAGGCAAACTCCCTACCGATCGGTGCCGTCGAAGACGGCCGTGAACGACCCCAACCCACTACGTGGTTCGACTGCGGCTGCCGAGGCACCCGCGTTAGAGCAGACTGCGGATGGGGAAGTGACGTCGCTTGAGCCGGCGTTGCCTGCCGAATCCCACGCGGACGACGCTGACCGCATCCCGACACCGACTCGGGCGGATCCTGCAGGCGGCGAGGTGGCTGAATTGGGCAATGCGGAATTGAATGTCGTCCACAATGAGGCCATGGACAGCGACGGGGAGACTGCTGACACAAATAACCATTCGGCAGGCCCTGCCGCGGCGGGGGGGGCGACAGTCAATCCCTTCGATCGGCATCCGCAGGCCACCGAAACGTTCGATCCGGAGACGCAGCAACATACCGGCGTCGTGATCGGAATCGCCTTGGCGAATTATCGCGATGGGACCGGGCGCGATCGATTCCTGCGACTGCCCGGCGACGACGTGCGGTTGTCGTTTCCCACCGCGGGTACGCCACCGGATGTCACGCACGCCTCGTTTACGGTCGTCGATCTGTATGAAAGCAAGATGAGCGAATATGACGCCAACTTTGTTTTCGTGCCGATTGAAGTTTTGCAGCAATATCGCGGCATGTTCGATCCCGAAACGAAAGTGGGCTACGCCAACAGCATTCAAATCAAGCTCAAGCCGGGTGCGGATGGTCAGCTGGTGCGCGACAAGCTGCGGGCTGCCTTTGCCCCGCAACTGTTCAGCGTGTCGACCTGGCGCGATAAGCAGGGCCCACTGCTCGCGGCAGTGCAGATGGAAACGGCCATCCTGAACGTGCTGTTGTTCATGATCATCTTCGTTGCCGGTTTCGGCATTCTGGCCATATTCTTCATGATTGTCGTCGAGAAAACGCGCGACATCGGCATTCTCAAGGCCCTGGGCGCCTCGCGCCGTGGGATCCTGGGGATCTTTCTGGGCTATGGACTGTCGCTGGGAATCGTCGGCGCGGGGGCTGGCATGACGATCGGCCTGTTGTTTGTCAAATACATTAACGAGATTGCCGACGTGCTGGGGATGATCACCGGACAAGAAGTCTTCGACCCGGCCATTTACTACTTTCAGCAAATCCCCACGATTGTCGATCCGAAGACGGTCGCTTGGATCGTGTTGGGCTCACTCATAATAGCGGTGCTCGCGAGCGTCTTGCCTGCCCGCCGCGCTGCCCGCTTACATCCCGTGGAGGCGCTTCGGTATGAGTAA
- the lysS gene encoding lysine--tRNA ligase — protein MSDRSQDDSAGDHSLHEAARREKLRKIRELGHDPWGQRFDNHQSLGDIRNRSAEIQGEAPSQSGPRVRAAGRIVLQRRAGKLIFANIRDWTGQIQLLIGRAQVGEENWALADCFDLGDLIGVEGELKNTKTGELTIFVDKLFFLTKSVEPHPEKHHGLTDPEQRQRKRYLDLIHTDGSLERFLRRTKIVHSIRQTLAGEDYVEVEGPTLHSIAGGAAARPFKTHHNALDIPLYLRIALELHLKRLLVGGIERVYELGRVYRNEGISQRHNPEFTMLEVYRAYGDYGTMMDLAEKIILDAIRATGQGLQLPWGDKVVDFTPPFARKTYDELFTEHTGVKATDEAAVKSFAASLHIETAGKHADVIKSEVFEAKVEDQLKGPIFVTDYPASICPLTKRKTTNPAVAERFELVVEGMELANAYTELNDPDLQKELFNTQLAGQSEEDSMAKMDQDFLRALRYGMPPAGGMGIGIDRLVMLLTNSQSIRDVILFPLLRPETT, from the coding sequence ATGAGCGACCGATCGCAAGATGATTCCGCGGGCGACCACTCTCTGCACGAGGCTGCGCGCCGGGAGAAGTTGCGCAAGATTCGCGAGCTCGGACACGATCCGTGGGGGCAACGCTTCGATAACCATCAAAGCCTGGGGGACATCCGTAATCGTTCTGCGGAAATCCAAGGCGAAGCACCCAGCCAAAGCGGACCCCGCGTCCGCGCCGCCGGCCGTATCGTCTTGCAGCGCCGCGCGGGAAAGCTGATCTTTGCCAATATTCGCGATTGGACGGGACAAATCCAGTTGTTGATCGGCCGTGCTCAAGTTGGCGAAGAGAATTGGGCGTTGGCCGATTGTTTTGATCTGGGCGATTTGATCGGCGTCGAAGGAGAGTTGAAGAATACCAAGACCGGCGAGTTGACGATCTTCGTCGACAAGCTGTTCTTTCTTACCAAGAGTGTCGAGCCGCATCCGGAAAAGCATCATGGGCTAACCGATCCCGAGCAGCGGCAGCGCAAACGTTACCTGGATCTGATCCACACCGACGGATCGCTGGAGCGGTTCTTGCGCCGCACCAAGATTGTGCACTCGATACGCCAGACGTTGGCCGGCGAAGATTACGTCGAGGTGGAAGGGCCGACGCTGCACTCGATTGCCGGCGGCGCCGCGGCACGCCCTTTCAAGACGCATCACAATGCGCTCGATATTCCGCTCTATTTGCGAATCGCCTTGGAATTACACTTAAAGCGGTTGTTGGTCGGCGGAATCGAGCGCGTTTACGAGCTCGGCCGTGTGTATCGCAACGAAGGCATCAGCCAACGGCACAATCCCGAGTTTACGATGCTCGAGGTTTACCGGGCTTACGGCGACTACGGTACGATGATGGACCTGGCCGAGAAGATCATTCTCGACGCAATACGCGCCACGGGACAAGGTCTACAGTTGCCCTGGGGCGATAAGGTGGTCGATTTCACTCCGCCTTTCGCGCGCAAGACCTACGACGAGTTGTTTACCGAGCACACAGGCGTAAAGGCGACCGACGAAGCTGCCGTAAAGTCGTTCGCTGCATCGCTGCACATCGAAACTGCGGGCAAGCATGCCGACGTGATCAAGAGCGAGGTTTTCGAGGCCAAGGTCGAGGACCAGCTTAAAGGACCGATCTTCGTTACAGACTACCCGGCCAGCATTTGCCCGCTGACCAAGCGTAAAACCACGAATCCGGCCGTCGCCGAGCGATTCGAACTTGTGGTCGAAGGCATGGAATTGGCCAATGCCTACACCGAGTTGAACGACCCGGACCTGCAAAAGGAGCTGTTCAATACCCAGCTGGCCGGACAATCCGAAGAGGACTCGATGGCCAAGATGGACCAGGATTTCCTCCGCGCCTTGCGTTACGGCATGCCGCCGGCCGGCGGCATGGGTATCGGCATCGATCGCCTGGTCATGCTGCTGACGAACAGCCAATCGATTCGCGACGTGATTCTGTTTCCTCTGCTGCGACCGGAAACCACCTGA
- the ilvE gene encoding branched-chain-amino-acid transaminase yields MSLKIFINGRLYDKEDAKISVYDHGLLYGDGVFEGLRSYGGKVFRLAEHIDRLYDSAKAIWLEIPMAKRALIEAVQQTLSVNNLTDAYIRLVVTRGAGSLGLDPNRTSDPQIIIIADKIQLYPPELYEKGLEIVTASTQRNHPAALNARIKSLNYLNNILAKIEGLQAGCIEALMLNHKGEVAECTGDNIFLVQSGVISTPPTDAGILEGVTRQAVIELAEQAGIVVRQIPLTRHDVYVADECFLTGTAAEVIPVVKVDQRSIGSGEPGPVTRRLKERFHELTRA; encoded by the coding sequence ATGTCGCTCAAGATCTTTATCAACGGTCGCCTGTACGACAAAGAAGACGCCAAAATCAGCGTCTATGACCATGGCCTGCTCTATGGCGATGGCGTGTTCGAGGGCTTGCGCAGCTACGGCGGCAAGGTCTTTCGCCTGGCGGAGCATATCGACCGTCTCTACGATTCGGCCAAGGCGATTTGGCTCGAGATCCCCATGGCCAAGCGGGCCTTGATCGAAGCGGTCCAGCAGACGCTTTCGGTAAATAACCTCACCGACGCTTACATCCGGTTGGTTGTGACGAGAGGTGCTGGCAGCCTGGGGCTCGATCCGAATCGTACCAGCGATCCACAAATCATAATCATCGCCGATAAGATCCAGCTCTATCCGCCCGAGCTGTACGAGAAAGGTCTCGAGATTGTCACTGCCAGTACGCAGCGCAATCATCCGGCGGCCCTCAATGCCCGCATCAAGTCGCTTAACTATCTGAACAACATTCTGGCCAAGATCGAGGGTCTGCAGGCCGGCTGTATCGAAGCTCTGATGCTGAACCACAAGGGGGAAGTGGCCGAGTGCACTGGAGACAACATATTCCTCGTCCAGTCTGGCGTGATTTCCACGCCCCCAACGGATGCGGGCATTTTGGAAGGGGTTACACGGCAAGCCGTGATCGAATTGGCCGAGCAGGCCGGCATCGTGGTACGCCAGATACCGCTCACGCGGCATGACGTATACGTGGCCGACGAGTGCTTTTTGACCGGCACGGCCGCCGAAGTGATTCCGGTCGTCAAAGTCGATCAGCGCTCGATCGGGTCAGGTGAGCCTGGCCCCGTGACGCGTCGCCTGAAAGAGCGATTCCACGAGCTGACGCGTGCTTAG